A genomic region of Fibrobacter sp. contains the following coding sequences:
- a CDS encoding type II secretion system protein GspD: protein MRIVISIIAAVLFSISLEAAPLQTDTAQQEQRMSIDVKDTDIRDVIRMISKGYNISILLDQGITGRVTLHLVDVPIMEGLRSIAESNGLEVVREGSVYRIQKATDEQKSMIRYYDGKLTVDVQNVDVKEFLKEISSKTAVSIVPEAKVEGKITGKLYQVKLEDGLRALLEGNGFKVLKRKNIYQVLSGGEPSSPPSSSRFHGSSTSKTNFFVEYSNGMVSLDVSNGDLEDIIRAIAEQGDVEIITYGSIKSEINAKLNSAPLTEALALLLGGTRFTFVQKENVILIGDRNTATPSGQALSKSELIHLKHIKADNIPALLPKDIPSTNVRVIKEQNAVLISGTSEDIVTAREFLNTIDIPTPQVRIDAVIVEFKDNLDKEFGMRSGKLGSMMDSSYLLTPFPQHKLYKGSQNFEIGLSGKTLKDFLGRAFKISSNDLKGIPDELFSVLRFLETQDKAKVLAQPSILTLNGNKASIDVSETQYFKIVTGVGENQTSRFQPIKFGIQLDIVPWISQSGQITAEISPNVSNSEKTNYEGYPNVSTRSISTTVRLNDGETLVLGGLIKNQETAYNYRIPVLGSLPIIGPLFRHSGKTRSKSNLVVFITPHIVTREDHVDLKKELEQFEVYDKDMLEKKIYYSKKKIRSRFNSDSASVKETPAGKVEELSGRSSETDSTIIVNDSSATLKPGPGKTEADTTGSTPK, encoded by the coding sequence ATGAGAATCGTAATCAGTATTATTGCGGCAGTATTGTTTTCAATTTCGCTGGAGGCTGCTCCCCTGCAGACAGACACTGCTCAGCAGGAACAGAGGATGTCTATCGATGTAAAGGACACCGATATCAGGGATGTTATCCGGATGATCTCCAAAGGATATAACATCAGTATTCTTCTGGACCAGGGTATTACGGGCCGGGTAACTCTTCACCTTGTTGATGTGCCCATAATGGAGGGTTTGCGAAGCATTGCTGAATCAAATGGTCTGGAAGTGGTGAGAGAAGGCAGTGTTTACAGGATACAGAAGGCCACGGATGAGCAGAAGTCAATGATCCGTTATTACGACGGCAAGTTAACCGTCGATGTGCAGAATGTAGATGTCAAGGAATTTCTGAAAGAGATCTCGTCAAAAACGGCAGTGAGCATAGTTCCGGAAGCCAAAGTAGAAGGGAAAATAACAGGTAAACTCTACCAGGTAAAGCTTGAAGACGGACTGAGGGCGCTTCTGGAAGGAAATGGATTTAAAGTTCTCAAAAGAAAGAATATCTATCAGGTTCTCTCCGGAGGAGAACCCTCCAGCCCTCCGTCCAGTTCCCGTTTCCATGGCTCTTCAACCTCAAAAACCAATTTTTTTGTAGAATACAGCAATGGGATGGTCTCACTCGATGTCTCAAACGGGGATCTTGAGGATATAATCAGGGCCATAGCCGAACAGGGTGATGTTGAGATCATAACCTATGGAAGTATTAAAAGCGAGATCAACGCCAAACTGAACAGCGCACCATTAACAGAAGCTCTGGCTCTTCTGCTTGGAGGAACCCGATTTACTTTTGTGCAAAAGGAAAACGTGATACTTATCGGAGACCGCAACACAGCAACCCCATCCGGACAGGCACTTTCCAAATCAGAACTGATTCATCTGAAACACATAAAAGCTGACAATATCCCTGCACTTCTCCCCAAGGATATTCCATCCACTAACGTACGGGTAATAAAGGAACAGAATGCCGTTCTCATTTCCGGCACATCCGAGGATATCGTCACAGCAAGAGAGTTTCTCAACACAATCGATATACCCACTCCCCAGGTACGCATCGATGCGGTAATAGTGGAGTTCAAGGATAACCTGGACAAGGAATTCGGGATGAGATCAGGAAAGCTTGGAAGCATGATGGACAGTTCATACTTGCTGACACCTTTCCCCCAGCACAAACTTTACAAAGGAAGCCAAAATTTCGAAATCGGTTTAAGCGGCAAGACCCTGAAAGACTTTCTAGGCAGGGCGTTTAAAATTTCCTCCAATGACTTAAAGGGCATACCCGATGAACTCTTTTCAGTTCTGAGATTTCTTGAAACCCAGGATAAGGCCAAGGTTCTCGCCCAGCCTTCGATATTGACTCTCAATGGTAACAAGGCATCCATAGATGTCAGCGAGACCCAGTACTTTAAAATTGTCACCGGGGTTGGAGAAAATCAGACATCCCGCTTTCAGCCAATCAAATTCGGAATTCAACTTGACATTGTCCCATGGATCTCCCAGAGCGGACAGATTACTGCTGAGATCAGCCCCAATGTTTCAAACTCGGAAAAAACCAACTATGAGGGCTATCCGAATGTGTCAACAAGATCTATTTCCACAACAGTACGTCTCAACGATGGAGAAACTCTGGTACTTGGCGGATTGATCAAAAACCAGGAGACAGCTTACAATTACAGAATCCCTGTTCTCGGCAGTCTTCCCATAATCGGACCTCTTTTCCGACACTCCGGCAAGACCCGAAGTAAATCAAACCTGGTTGTCTTTATCACACCACACATTGTGACAAGAGAAGATCATGTAGATCTGAAAAAAGAGCTGGAACAGTTTGAAGTTTACGATAAAGACATGTTGGAAAAGAAGATTTACTATAGTAAGAAAAAAATCCGTTCCAGGTTCAACAGCGACAGTGCATCTGTAAAAGAAACCCCGGCCGGTAAAGTGGAAGAGCTATCCGGGCGCAGTTCTGAAACCGACAGCACTATAATTGTAAATGACTCATCTGCCACTCTTAAGCCAGGTCCGGGTAAAACAGAAGCAGATACAACCGGTTCAACCCCGAAATGA